TGCACCAGAATCACCGCCGTAAATCCGATTTTCATGGAGGCGGATTTCTTGCGGGGAGTCAGCGTTCGCCATGGCGGGTTTTATTCGTGGGTTCGTGGATTCGTGGCGGAGTAACGTGTCTGCCCATAAGCCCGCATCTATCTGCTGCACTCTTACCACACCCGCAAAACGCCAGAATAATCGATAAACACGAGCGTTTTCATTTATTTTCAATTAAAATGTGAATACATCTTAACGAAATGATGCTTTTTTCCCCTAGTCTGAGTGTGCGTCGGCACCTGTTCGCCATTTCTGGGGCATTGTATCGATTGAATTTTACTACAAATTCAAACATTTATTCGGCTTATCGCATTTTCGTGATTCGCTAAGTCATACGTATGACTTAGCGAATCGCTTATTATCCGTTATTTTAATCTTTTATTTATATCAAGTTCGATAATGACAAGGCATTCCGCACCCTTATTTATACGGCTAGCGCATTAGATGCATCAGCAATTCCGCCCACGCCGGAGAAATGGTTTCTTTAGTTTTTAGTGTTTTCACTTTACCAGACCCCTATCAATATTGAGGTTTATTACACTTTTTCAGAACGCCACGTTTTTTGCTTGATATTTACCTATATTATAGTATAATGCAGATATGACCTCATAGATTCTGATGCGAATTCGGATGGCATTGAGGTATTCCCGAACGCTGGGTAGCAATCGGGATGTGATGTGCAAGTAAATTAATAGATGAAGGAGAGTATATATGGCAAAGACAAAAATATTGTGGAGTGAAAATGTGTGGAATCCGATTACAGGATGTACCAAGCAAAGTGCGGGTTGTGCAAATTGCTATGCAGTAAATTTAACACGTAGGCTCAAGGCGATGGGTCAACCAAAATACCAGCAGGGCTTTGACAAGGTGGTGGTGCATCCCGATTGCTTGAGTATCCCGCTAGAAAGGCAAAAGCCAACGGTCTACTTTGTAAACTCGATGTCGGATGTATTCCATAAGGATGTCCCCGAAACGTTCATTCGGAAACTTTTCGAGGTCATGGGTGAAGCCAAGCAGCATACCTTCCAAGTTCTGACAAAACGTTCTGAAAGATTGCGGGATTTGGCTCCAACCCTACCATGGACTGACAACATTTACATGGGAGTTACGGTGGAGACCTCAGATT
The genomic region above belongs to bacterium and contains:
- a CDS encoding phage Gp37/Gp68 family protein, with protein sequence MAKTKILWSENVWNPITGCTKQSAGCANCYAVNLTRRLKAMGQPKYQQGFDKVVVHPDCLSIPLERQKPTVYFVNSMSDVFHKDVPETFIRKLFEVMGEAKQHTFQVLTKRSERLRDLAPTLPWTDNIYMGVTVETSDYYGRIADLVTTPAKVKFLSLEPLLSSISDIPLEGIDWAIVAGESGPKARPMEAQWVRDVRDKCVRLDIPFFFKQWGGRGKLNKERGRELDGRTWEQKPMSRECKS